AGTGAAGGTCGATGCCGGTCAGGTCCATCAACCGGAAGGGGCCCATCGGGTGGCCGAGGGCCTTCTGGACGGCCGTGTCGATGTCCTCGGGCGAGGCCACCCGCATCTCGGCCAGCCACATGGCCTCGTTCATGAGGGCGAGGAGAATGCGGTTGACCAGGAAGCCGTAGACCTCCTTCTTCAGCAGGACCGGCGTCTTGCCCATCTTCCTGGCCACATCTATCGTCAGGCCGGCGGTCTCGTCCGAGACGCGCGGTCCCTGGACCACCTCGACCAGCTCCATGACCAGGGCCGGGTTGAAGAAGTGCAGGTTAACCACCTTGTCCGGCCGCTTCGTCACGTCGGCGATCTTCGAGCCGACGATGAAGGAGCTGTTGGTGGCCAGCACGACCTCGGGCCGGCAGATCCGATCGAGCTCGGCGAAGACTTGCCGCTTGAGCTCGATCCGTTCGAGGATGGCCTCGATGACGAAGTCGGCTCCTTCCGCCGCCTTGGCCAGGTCCGCGGTGTGACTGATCCGCTGGGCCGCCCCCTTGGCCTGTTCCTCGGTGAGGCGACCTTTCTTGACCCGCCCGGGCAGGTACTCGGCGGTGAAGGCGACCGCCTTGGCCACCATCTCCTCCTTGACGTCCATGTTGACGACCTCGAAGCCGTGGATGGCCGCGTTGAGGGCGATCTGAGAGCCCATGTTGCCGCAGCCCAGGACGCAGACCTTCTTGATCTCCTCGATCCGCATCGGCGAAGACCTCCTCGGTTGGTTCTTCGGATTGGATGAGCGGCGGCAGCCGTGGGCCTCGGGACGTTCGCTGGCCGTCGCGCTCTATGGCGAATATTTCGCCACAGCGGGGCTTTCCCCTTTCGTTGCCCTTGCCCGGTTCTTTACATAATGTTAATCTTCGCCCGCCCTGCT
This genomic window from Bacillota bacterium contains:
- a CDS encoding 3-hydroxyacyl-CoA dehydrogenase family protein, whose amino-acid sequence is MRIEEIKKVCVLGCGNMGSQIALNAAIHGFEVVNMDVKEEMVAKAVAFTAEYLPGRVKKGRLTEEQAKGAAQRISHTADLAKAAEGADFVIEAILERIELKRQVFAELDRICRPEVVLATNSSFIVGSKIADVTKRPDKVVNLHFFNPALVMELVEVVQGPRVSDETAGLTIDVARKMGKTPVLLKKEVYGFLVNRILLALMNEAMWLAEMRVASPEDIDTAVQKALGHPMGPFRLMDLTGIDLHYDIAMERYIETGDPKEKPSPLIVEKVAKGQFGRKTGRGWYEYRA